From the Paludisphaera mucosa genome, one window contains:
- a CDS encoding NADH-quinone oxidoreductase subunit A has product MVATNYVFVGLLLLVATGFATAPLAIVALVAPRKRSLTKADTYECGVRTHGETWVRFRIQYYIYAIMFVVFDVETVFLYPWAVAYGSLGPFALVEMAVFLALLFAGLAYAWAKGALRWV; this is encoded by the coding sequence ATGGTCGCCACCAACTACGTCTTCGTCGGGCTCCTGCTGCTGGTTGCGACCGGGTTCGCGACGGCCCCGCTGGCGATCGTCGCCCTGGTCGCGCCGCGTAAGCGGTCGTTGACCAAGGCGGACACGTACGAGTGCGGCGTGCGGACGCACGGCGAGACCTGGGTCCGCTTTCGGATCCAGTATTACATCTACGCCATCATGTTCGTCGTCTTCGACGTAGAGACGGTGTTCCTATACCCCTGGGCGGTCGCATACGGGTCGCTGGGCCCGTTCGCCCTGGTGGAGATGGCGGTCTTCCTCGCCCTGCTGTTCGCGGGCCTGGCTTACGCCTGGGCCAAGGGCGCGCTTCGCTGGGTCTGA
- the nuoH gene encoding NADH-quinone oxidoreductase subunit NuoH encodes MDVGKLGDGTALIAQSHRVDLSLSTALIWTAWLLIGFVAVFPGIVAYMVWLERKVAARFQDRIGPNRVGPLGLLQPIADAIKLIIKESLVPRSADKVVHLLAPVMVLVSAFLTLAVVPFAVGLVPIDPPSALIYLIAVSSISPLGLFLAGWSSRNKYSLLGAMRSVAQLVSYEIPQVLSTIPIVLWAGSLSLVSIFDHQTRFGWNAFNPPGLLALMIYFIASLAEVNRAPFDLPEAESEIVAGYHTEYSGMRFGLFFLAEYLSLFSISCVGTVLFLGGGTPLPFSSFPVNLLTGSVASYLFVDAILLAVFLLKVLMFITTMFWVRATLPRLRIDRLMNFAWKYLVPLSVLNVVFAAVWYELVVRPGGPTATNWALGMTATGVLVVAAVQLVFWSNRRLAAAGPIDADWPKLGAAEAAR; translated from the coding sequence GTGGACGTCGGGAAGCTCGGGGACGGGACGGCCTTGATCGCCCAGTCGCATCGCGTCGACCTGAGCCTGAGTACCGCATTGATCTGGACGGCCTGGCTGCTGATCGGCTTCGTCGCGGTCTTCCCGGGAATCGTGGCCTACATGGTCTGGCTCGAGCGCAAGGTCGCCGCGCGGTTCCAGGACCGGATCGGCCCCAATCGCGTCGGCCCGCTGGGCCTCCTGCAGCCGATCGCCGACGCCATCAAGCTGATCATCAAGGAGAGCCTAGTCCCGCGATCGGCCGACAAGGTCGTCCACCTACTGGCTCCCGTCATGGTCCTGGTCTCGGCTTTCCTCACGCTGGCGGTCGTCCCCTTCGCGGTCGGGCTCGTCCCCATCGACCCGCCCTCGGCCCTGATATACCTGATCGCGGTTTCGAGCATCAGCCCGCTGGGCCTCTTCCTGGCCGGCTGGTCGAGTCGCAACAAGTACTCGCTCCTGGGAGCGATGCGGTCGGTCGCCCAGCTCGTCTCGTACGAGATCCCGCAGGTGCTGTCCACCATCCCGATCGTGCTCTGGGCGGGGAGTCTGAGTCTCGTCTCGATCTTCGACCATCAGACGAGGTTCGGCTGGAACGCCTTCAATCCGCCCGGCCTGCTGGCCTTGATGATCTACTTCATCGCGAGCCTCGCCGAGGTCAACCGCGCGCCGTTCGACCTGCCCGAGGCCGAGTCGGAGATCGTCGCCGGCTACCACACCGAGTATTCGGGCATGCGCTTCGGGCTCTTCTTCCTGGCCGAATACCTGAGCCTCTTCTCCATCAGCTGCGTGGGGACCGTTCTCTTCCTGGGGGGCGGGACGCCCTTGCCGTTCTCCTCGTTCCCGGTGAATCTCCTCACCGGTTCGGTCGCCTCGTACCTGTTCGTCGACGCGATCCTCCTGGCCGTGTTCCTGCTCAAGGTCCTGATGTTCATCACCACGATGTTCTGGGTGCGGGCGACCTTGCCGCGGCTCCGGATCGACCGGCTGATGAACTTCGCATGGAAATACCTCGTCCCGCTCAGCGTTCTCAACGTCGTGTTCGCGGCCGTCTGGTATGAGCTGGTCGTGCGTCCCGGCGGGCCGACTGCGACGAACTGGGCGCTGGGGATGACGGCGACCGGCGTGCTCGTGGTCGCCGCCGTGCAACTCGTCTTCTGGTCGAATCGCAGGCTCGCCGCCGCCGGCCCGATCGACGCCGACTGGCCGAAACTCGGCGCGGCCGAAGCCGCCCGCTGA
- a CDS encoding NADH-quinone oxidoreductase subunit J family protein, protein MGVAVVARILFLAIAALGLLAALGTVLSRNLVHAAIHLVGFFLCVAGLFVMLEAEFLAAVQVLVYVGAVAILLMFGIMLTRNTRGDDASSLSGPWRTPGLLAGLCVFAVLVFGINNAVSPAGKGLWVETTTRPALVPRDDEPAWESERRRAIDDMARVVGVEFMTRYAMAFELAGLLLTAALVGAVALAHRDEHPSASGSEDDSREETVEEPVGSAPS, encoded by the coding sequence ATGGGAGTCGCCGTCGTGGCCCGGATCCTGTTTCTGGCGATCGCCGCCCTGGGACTTCTCGCCGCGCTGGGGACGGTCCTCTCCCGCAACCTGGTCCACGCCGCGATCCACCTGGTCGGCTTCTTCCTGTGCGTCGCCGGCCTCTTCGTGATGCTCGAAGCCGAGTTCCTGGCCGCCGTGCAGGTGCTGGTCTACGTCGGCGCCGTGGCGATCCTGCTGATGTTCGGGATCATGCTCACGCGGAACACGAGGGGCGACGACGCGAGCAGCCTCTCGGGCCCCTGGCGGACGCCGGGACTGCTGGCCGGCCTTTGCGTCTTCGCCGTACTCGTCTTCGGGATCAACAACGCCGTCTCGCCGGCGGGGAAGGGCCTCTGGGTCGAGACCACCACTCGACCGGCCCTCGTCCCGCGAGACGATGAACCGGCCTGGGAATCAGAGCGGCGACGGGCGATCGACGACATGGCGCGGGTGGTGGGCGTGGAATTCATGACCCGCTATGCGATGGCGTTCGAGCTGGCCGGCTTGTTGCTCACGGCCGCCCTCGTCGGCGCCGTGGCCCTGGCTCATCGCGACGAGCATCCGTCGGCGAGCGGCTCGGAGGACGATTCTCGCGAGGAGACCGTCGAGGAACCCGTCGGTTCGGCCCCTTCGTGA
- the nuoK gene encoding NADH-quinone oxidoreductase subunit NuoK yields MANDIPLSWFLYFAAAAFATGLVGVLLRRNAIAVLMAIEIMLNAANVNLVAFWRYGTPAAGSGPLPGVIIALLVITIAAAEVAVGLGLILLCYRRWRAVDVDRYDSMSG; encoded by the coding sequence ATGGCGAACGACATCCCCCTGAGCTGGTTCCTCTATTTCGCGGCGGCCGCTTTCGCGACCGGGCTGGTCGGCGTGCTGCTGCGCCGCAATGCGATCGCCGTGCTGATGGCGATCGAGATCATGCTGAACGCCGCGAACGTCAACCTCGTGGCCTTCTGGCGCTACGGCACGCCCGCCGCCGGCTCGGGCCCCTTGCCCGGGGTGATCATCGCCCTGCTCGTCATCACCATCGCCGCCGCCGAGGTGGCCGTCGGACTCGGCCTCATCTTGCTCTGCTATCGCCGCTGGCGGGCGGTGGACGTCGACCGCTACGACTCGATGTCGGGCTGA
- a CDS encoding NADH-quinone oxidoreductase subunit N, translating into MNVYLLDYRDFWCVAPALALAFWGFVVVAADLARFHRLDAAARRLALGRLTLTGVGIALGFASILLGIDSLAQSDSPRLEWIFGPSLGTYFARTDGLIFVGTLARGLPTDVLNVLFLVLLGMVVWMSTAYAFTDDLGEYFALLLWATVGMMLLAASEELATLFIALETMTICLYLMAGFEKTRRRSPEAGLKYFVYGSVSSALFLYGLSFVYGLTGTTYFDAVGRVLMSGPSPAGLAGNLVGGAALLLMLVGFGFKIAAVPFHSWAPDVYEGAPAPVAAWIATGSKIASFVALLKVFLHALGGWSHPSKEVMGPGWLGVVIVMAAATMTYGNFAALAQKNFKRMLAYSSIAHAGYLLVGVAAASVSAEGPSAAGAVLYYLVVYAFANVGAFAVAAWLARDRGDDTIGDLDGLSRRSPILALCIVVLMLSLIGVPPFGGFFGKLYIFMEALRQGPSGSRIVLTWLVALGLFNSVVSAFYYVRVLKAIYLREPKGKPLQPAEAALAWPIALSAVVVTALGVAPGPLVDVMKSIAQPMLTAARLETPAAAAADVRPRPVAWAPPSRTE; encoded by the coding sequence GTGAACGTTTACCTCCTGGATTACCGAGACTTCTGGTGCGTCGCCCCGGCCCTCGCGTTGGCCTTCTGGGGCTTCGTCGTCGTCGCCGCCGACCTGGCCCGATTCCATCGTCTCGACGCAGCGGCCCGACGGCTCGCCCTCGGCCGATTGACGCTGACGGGCGTCGGAATCGCGCTGGGGTTCGCGTCGATCCTCCTCGGGATCGACTCGCTGGCCCAGTCGGACTCCCCTCGACTCGAGTGGATCTTCGGGCCTTCGCTCGGGACGTATTTCGCCCGGACGGACGGGTTGATCTTCGTGGGAACCCTGGCGCGGGGGCTGCCCACCGACGTCCTCAACGTCCTGTTCCTGGTCCTGCTGGGGATGGTCGTCTGGATGTCGACCGCTTACGCGTTCACGGACGACCTGGGCGAATACTTCGCGCTCCTGCTCTGGGCCACGGTCGGCATGATGCTGCTGGCCGCCTCGGAGGAGTTGGCGACCCTGTTCATCGCGCTCGAGACGATGACGATCTGCCTCTATCTCATGGCCGGCTTCGAGAAGACGAGGCGACGCTCGCCCGAAGCGGGGCTCAAGTATTTCGTGTACGGCTCGGTCTCCTCGGCCCTCTTCCTCTACGGTTTGAGCTTCGTCTACGGCCTGACCGGGACGACCTATTTCGACGCCGTCGGCCGTGTTTTGATGTCCGGCCCCAGCCCCGCGGGCCTGGCGGGGAACCTGGTCGGCGGGGCGGCGCTGCTACTGATGCTGGTCGGCTTCGGCTTCAAGATTGCGGCCGTGCCGTTCCACTCGTGGGCCCCGGACGTCTATGAAGGGGCGCCGGCACCGGTGGCGGCCTGGATCGCCACGGGCTCGAAGATCGCCAGCTTCGTCGCCCTGTTGAAGGTCTTCCTCCACGCCCTGGGCGGCTGGTCGCACCCGTCGAAGGAAGTGATGGGTCCCGGCTGGCTGGGGGTCGTGATCGTGATGGCCGCGGCGACGATGACCTACGGCAACTTCGCGGCCCTCGCACAGAAGAACTTCAAAAGGATGCTCGCCTACTCGTCGATCGCGCACGCCGGATACCTGCTCGTGGGCGTCGCGGCGGCGAGCGTCTCGGCCGAAGGGCCCTCGGCGGCCGGGGCCGTCCTTTACTACCTGGTGGTCTACGCCTTCGCGAACGTCGGCGCGTTCGCGGTCGCGGCCTGGCTGGCCCGCGATCGCGGCGACGATACGATCGGCGACCTCGACGGATTGAGTCGTCGGTCGCCCATCCTGGCGCTTTGCATCGTGGTGCTGATGCTCTCGCTTATCGGAGTGCCGCCGTTCGGAGGGTTCTTCGGCAAGCTCTACATCTTCATGGAGGCGCTCCGCCAGGGGCCGTCCGGCAGCCGGATCGTGCTGACCTGGCTGGTCGCCCTGGGCCTGTTCAACTCGGTGGTCTCGGCCTTTTATTACGTCCGGGTGCTGAAAGCGATCTATCTGCGTGAGCCGAAGGGCAAGCCCCTCCAACCGGCTGAAGCAGCACTGGCCTGGCCGATCGCGCTGTCGGCCGTCGTCGTGACCGCGTTGGGAGTCGCGCCTGGGCCGCTGGTCGACGTCATGAAATCGATCGCCCAGCCGATGCTGACCGCGGCGAGACTTGAGACCCCGGCCGCGGCGGCCGCCGACGTCCGACCACGACCCGTCGCCTGGGCCCCCCCATCACGAACCGAATGA